One Vigna unguiculata cultivar IT97K-499-35 chromosome 7, ASM411807v1, whole genome shotgun sequence genomic region harbors:
- the LOC114192324 gene encoding ethylene-responsive transcription factor 1B-like yields MTTFPLFQKPDRKMFEEPSEILLESLSSNHVVDTVHDSLSFDMVEECTTEENTNKAKQLVAKSEEVKKKERSYKGVRKRPWGKYAAEIRDTTRNGRRVWLGTFESAEAAALAYDQAAFSMRGHSAVLNFPVKRVKESLQEIQYTCFTGSSPALALKERHCIQRKLSSKPKKCKGKDPSQDPTQSLVVLECLGVEYLEQLLSISDQSVTL; encoded by the coding sequence ATGACAACTTTCCCTTTGTTTCAGAAGCCAGATAGGAAGATGTTTGAGGAGCCTTCAGAAATTTTGTTGGAATCATTGTCAAGCAATCATGTTGTGGACACAGTCCATGATTCGCTTTCATTCGACATGGTTGAGGAATGTACAACAGAAGAAAACACCAACAAGGCAAAGCAATTGGTGGCGAAGAGTGAagaagtgaagaagaaggagaggTCGTACAAAGGTGTGAGGAAGAGGCCATGGGGAAAATACGCAGCAGAGATCAGAGACACAACGAGGAATGGAAGAAGGGTTTGGCTTGGAACCTTCGAGAGTGCAGAAGCTGCTGCTTTGGCTTATGACCAAGCTGCATTCTCCATGAGAGGCCACAGTGCTGTCCTCAATTTTCCAGTCAAAAGGGTCAAAGAATCTTTGCAAGAGATTCAATACACATGCTTCACTGGTTCTTCTCCTGCACTTGCACTCAAGGAGAGGCACTGCATCCAAAGAAAGTTGTCTTCAAAACCTAAAAAGTGTAAAGGGAAAGACCCCTCTCAGGATCCAACACAAAGTCTGGTGGTGTTAGAGTGTCTGGGAGTTGAATATCTTGAGCAACTTCTCAGCATATCAGATCAAAGTGTAACTTTGTAA